The Euphorbia lathyris chromosome 2, ddEupLath1.1, whole genome shotgun sequence genome includes a window with the following:
- the LOC136217910 gene encoding uncharacterized protein, translating into MVLPSSPESDHISASSKRLTLNFMMSISSLMALWAKRAGRVSIKLKKLSFKPGHHNDGGGNFSLKLSPKSPMIRSKELLTQISNKAITLMQSKKREGTRRRRNGVVGGDDEFGDGGVWQKSILMGDKCQPLDFSGVIYYDSDGKQLDEIPCRSPRASPLPGYYLTSGELK; encoded by the coding sequence ATGGTCTTACCTTCATCACCGGAGTCAGACCACATATCCGCCTCCTCTAAGCGCCTAACTCTAAACTTCATGATGTCCATCTCTTCTCTCATGGCTCTATGGGCCAAGCGTGCTGGCCGTGTCTCAATCAAACTCAAAAAATTATCTTTCAAGCCCGGCCACCATAACGACGGTGGCGGAAACTTCAGTCTAAAACTGTCGCCGAAGTCTCCGATGATCCGGTCTAAGGAGTTATTGACGCAAATAAGCAACAAAGCAATCACGCTAATGCAGAGCAAGAAACGAGAAGGGACTCGGAGGAGGAGAAACGGCGTCGTAGGAGGTGATGATGAGTTCGGGGATGGTGGGGTATGGCAGAAGTCGATCTTGATGGGGGATAAGTGTCAGCCGTTGGATTTCTCGGGTGTTATTTATTATGATAGTGATGGTAAGCAGCTTGACGAAATCCCTTGCCGGTCGCCACGTGCCAGTCCGTTGCCTGGGTACTACTTGACAAGTGGGGAATTGAAATAG